The genome window CTATACCCCTGATTCCACACCCGGAACCGGCTCCACCCACGCCGGCGAGGGATGACGATGAAATGCTCACCGATGATGAGCTTTCAGACGCAAATATCGCCGATTATTCGAGACAAACATATCTAGACAGCCAATGTCTAAAGCTCACATCAAACCCAGTTATAGGCGTTGTACAAGGCCCCCGCTACCAATCCACCAACCTCTACCGCCGAGAAGCTCACTATGATGAAGACCCCTCAGCACCTCTCCTGGCTCATTTCGAGCGCCGGCAAAAAGATAGCGAGGCCGCTAGTCTCGGCAGAAGACGCCGTTCAGTGCGTCGACTTAGAACCCCTTCACCACCAGATGAGCGTCTTCAGAGAATCCATGCTCAAAATGCGAGCAAGGACTTAGATGTGAATCATTTAGAAGATAGTGAAGTGAAAGAACTTGTTAAGTCCGCTACGTTGCTAAGTATTGAGGAGGACTGGGGTTTTATATATGAAGAAACCATGAGCTCTGATGAGGACGCTTGATGGAAGTACTAGCTATTGAAGAACAGCATCTTGGGGTCCTATATGCAGTACTTAGCCGTTAATTAAACCAACAGCATATTCTACCTTGATTTCCTTAATGTTGTTATATGTCGACCTATAGCCCTATAAAAGTGAAATTAGGAAGAATATGGGCACTTCGGGCTGTTTTAACCCCAAGAAGCAATTATCATGCTTCGCTTCCTAAGGCCTAAGAACTGAGATCGGCAAGCTTCGTTCTCAACTGGCCAACCCCACTACTCAACGCTCAGACCCGAAACAACCCGAGCTCATAGGTTCAAGCTCAACAATGTCATGGCAGCTTCATGATAGGAAGAAATCATGACAATTGCAAAGGGGCTAGTAAATTAAGGTATTCTTACTGAGATGGGATGCGTGATCTGCAGTCATTTGAACCATAAGACTCCAAACAAAGGTCATTACGAGTGGTAAAGAATGAAACATTGCGCACTTGTTTTCTCTATTCAAGTCAAACCCACAGGGTCCATGACTGTACAGCTAACTATCATAGAAAGATAATCTTCAAGGCGCGAGTACCTCCTTTGCGACGGCCTTTTTACAGGCTTGTGTCATTACATCAGAGATATTCGAATCCATACATTAGACAATCCATACGTCAAGCTCACCATGAGCGATATTTTCAAACCAGATTCCTAAACGCCTTCTAATGCTTAGCGGTGACCGACTCGCCggtcagcttctcaacataAGTCTTCGCCCTGTAGTCGTGCGGTTAGTGTCGGTCGAACCTCAGTAAAGCGGGTGAAACTTACATATCGCCAAAAGCAACCATGCAGACAGTCTGCCAAATACCAAGAGAAATACGGGGAGCGATACCACGGTAAAGACCCCTGACGCCGTTGGTCTCGTAAATGTACCTGAAGGTGTTGCCGACCGTCATCTTCTTGGGACGGTTGGGATCCTCCTTCTTGCTCTGCATCTCAACGCGGATGACCTCAATGGGCTGGTTCCAGGCGCTGAGACCACCACCAAGAGCACTGGCGATGACCTTCTCACCAGCGGACAGCTTCTCGccctccttcttgccagtgaGAGACTTGATCCAACCCTCAGCGAGACGGCTGAGGCCGAATCGGCTACCCCAGTTGGTCATCTGTCGGATAGCGACAGCGTTGACACCCTTGTTGATGCCACGAATACCCTCCTTGCGGTAGATCTCAGCAAAGGTCTGGAAGGTAGACTGGGGCTTGACACCGGAGGCAGCCATCTTGTGCTTGGTGATCTCGACCGTCTTCATGCAGGTGCAGAAACCCATGGTGGCGTAAGCCTGGGCAACACCACCGGTAACACCACCAAGGATACCGCCGCCAAACTCAGAGGCACCAGCGACACGGGCGTAGTACTCGGCCTCGGaggcgacgaagagaaggACGGCGCCCTTGCTGGAAGCTTCAATCCAAGCCCAGGGGATGAGACCTTGGTAGACTGTGGCATGTGAGTCAGTAAATAGTCAGGAGTGCATCGAGTTTGTGGTTATCAACTTACAGCCCAGGGGACCACCGCGGGCCCAGACGCGTCCCAAAGCCGCAGCCATGCTGTCACCTCGGTTGGCAGCCATGGTGGTCTTGACGACCTCGAGAGGCTGTCCGAGGGTGGTCACttcgaagaggttgagacCAGCGCCGAGAAGCAAGTTGGAGAACTTgatgggcttcttctccagctgcTTGTCCCCAATGGGAGCTGGAAGATCGGTACGGATAGTAGCAGCCATGACTTTGGGAGTGTCGTAGAATAAGGGCCCTGACCAAGGGATTAGGGTGCTTCGTCGCTGGGGAAATTTGAGGGATCGTTGAAGTATTgagagaggttgatgaaggaggaagaaaagaagtgtACAAGAATTCGGgaaagaaagggaaaaggGAGAGCTAGAGGCGTGTGCTGTGCTGGGACTGGTTTACGTGGGGGGGAAAGGAGCAGTACCCGGGAGAGCTAGGGATTGAGGGACTGTCGGTACGTACCGGTATTGAAGCACACCTAAATGCTGAGTCAGATCCAATGAAAACAGTTGGATGGATGGCTGCAAAAGCGCTGAGCTGAGGCTAAGCAGAATAAGCTTGGGGGCCCCCCGGAGAAGTAGCCGATTTATCGGAGGGGGAAATACCAACAATAGATGGGGTTTTCCTGCGGTTGCGGAGGTCAATCGCCGAGGTTGAAGCTGTAAATGGAGATAGGCATGCGCGAGAAGACCCGAGCTTAGAGAGTAGTTAATCAATCATGTTTTGCATGTGTTTCGGTGCGTGTTTCTCGTTTATTTGGGTAAAGCCACTGTACTCACTCATGTTGGCACGTTTATAAGGCTGACGGCGCTATTCAACAGGCTGAGAGCCACAACACTATTCTTAGAAAACAACGagaaaaaaggaagaaaatgcAGTCAAATATCATCTATAGTGATTTTTCATAATGCTGACCTTTCTCCGAATAATCAATTGACCCTCTTCGGAGACTTCTCTTCCTTGTACGACTTGATTCCAGCTCCGAAAGTCTCGGATCGCCGAGATCAAGTCACCGAGATCAGATCAGCTCCCGTGGATTGTATTGGATCTCTCATGTGAAATCGGAGTCCGGGGGTGGATGGCCTGGGGTTCAATGGCCGACAGAGAGATCCCGCGGGAGCAGATTTGCTTGTGATAATGATTTTCTAGATTCTTCTCTAGATTCATCTTCTTTATTCATAAGACTGACCAAGCCCACCCACTTCTGAAGCTCTCCGTATTTTCACTCACACCAAAAGGTCCACATTGCTTACAACTGCTGAGCACAGTTATCATAAGCTCACAAGTCTAGACCTCAACAACTAACAGCTAACCTGCTTCACTATCACTCACAAACTACAGACAATTCACTACACCTTGAAACAtacatcttcaacaatcAATCCAACAGCTTCGCAGCTCTCTTACTTCCCCATTCGGTAATAACCTCAGCCACCCCCCGAAGATCACAGCTCTCACCTCTATTTTCGTCCCCCCTGTGGCGCCAAATTAGAGGGACCTGGAGCTCTCAACGCCCCTCCTCCACCCAACCGATTGAAGGAGTGTCTAGACTGTTGAGAGCTCGGG of Fusarium oxysporum Fo47 chromosome I, complete sequence contains these proteins:
- a CDS encoding mitochondrial FOW-1 like protein, translating into MAATIRTDLPAPIGDKQLEKKPIKFSNLLLGAGLNLFEVTTLGQPLEVVKTTMAANRGDSMAAALGRVWARGGPLGFYQGLIPWAWIEASSKGAVLLFVASEAEYYARVAGASEFGGGILGGVTGGVAQAYATMGFCTCMKTVEITKHKMAASGVKPQSTFQTFAEIYRKEGIRGINKGVNAVAIRQMTNWGSRFGLSRLAEGWIKSLTGKKEGEKLSAGEKVIASALGGGLSAWNQPIEVIRVEMQSKKEDPNRPKKMTVGNTFRYIYETNGVRGLYRGIAPRISLGIWQTVCMVAFGDMAKTYVEKLTGESVTAKH